One Mycobacterium paraseoulense genomic window, CACAGCACTTTCACACCAAATCCACGCCTGCGCCGCGGGCGGCGGACGCTCGGCAGATCGCCAGCTCCAAGCCTCTGACCAGCGCCTATGCCGGGGCAAGGCCGCCCCGCGGCACCCCGACACGCATGCACTTCATGCTTTGCATTCGAGTGGCGGTTTGACACCTTGAGGGATAAGTTTTGCACGGTCGTCGGGATGTTTGTGGTGGCTCCGCTTGCGGACCGCGCTTTCCCTGATACCGCACTCATCGAGGAAGGCGTCGGATGCTGCAAGAGTTTTGGCACAACTTCACCCATAACCTGTTCAAGCCGCTCCTGCTGTTCTTCTACTTCGGATTCCTCATTCCGATCCTGAAGGTGCGCTTCGAATTTCCCTATGTGATCTATCAGGGTCTGACGATGTACCTGCTGCTGGCCATCGGCTGGCACGGGGGTGAGGAACTCGCCAAGATCAGCGCCGGCAGCGTCGGGGTGATCGTGGGCTTCATGGTGTTGGGGTTCGTGCTCAACTTCGTGATCGGCGGCATCGCCTACCTGCTGTTGAATTGGCTGACTTCGCTTCGACGAATCGACCGTGCGACGGTCGCCGGGTATTACGGGTCGGACTCGGCGGGGACGTTCGCCACCTGCGTGGCCGTCCTGACGGCCATCGGCATGGCGTTCAATGCCTACATGCCGGTGATGTTGGCGGTCATGGAGATTCCGGGCTGCCTGGTGGCGTTGTACTTCGTGGCGCGCCTCCGGCACCGCGGGATGGACGAGGCGGGGAACATGTCCGACGAGCCGGGCTACACCGCGCCGGTCAAGGTTGGAGTGGGGCCCGGCGCCGCCGCGATGCCCCCGCACGGCCAGAGCCTCGAGGAGTCCGAGCACGAGCGCGGAATAGAGCAGGAGCTGGAATTCTCCCTGGAAAAGCTCGACCATCCGGACTGGGAGCCGGACCAGAGCCCGCCGCGCACCGCCGGCAAAAGGGCGCCCATTTTCTCCCGGGAGCTGTTCCAAGAGGTGTTCCTCAACCCCGGGCTCGTCCTGCTCATGGGTGGCATCATCATCGGCCTGGTCAGTGGGCTGCAGGGCCAGAAGGTGGTCGCCGACGACGACAGGTTCTTTGTCCTGGCGTTCCAGGGCGTGCTCTGTTTGTTCCTGCTCGAGATGGGCATGACCGCCTCCCGGAAGCTGAAGGACCTGCGAACGGCCGGCCCCGGCTTCATCTTCTTCGGCCTCCTCGCCCCGAATATCTTTGCGCCGCTTGGCATCCTGGTCGCCCACAGCTACGCGTCGCTCACTCACGCCGATTTCAAGCCGGGAACCTACGTGCTGTTCGCGGTGCTCTGCGGCGCGGCCTCCTACATCGCCGTCCCGGCTGTCCAGCGGCTGGCGATCCCCGAAGCCAGCCCCACCCTGCCGTTGGCCGCATCGCTGGGCCTGACGTTCTCCTACAACGTCACCATCGGAATCCCGCTCTACATCGAGGTCAACCGGCTGATCGCGCACTGGTTCTAGGTCCGGCCCTCGCCGAGAACCGCAGGGGTCACCGAATCATGGTGGGCAGCAGCCTCTTTGGCGGGTCGCGACGGAGCCTCGGGTGGGATCCCGATTCCGCTCGTCGTTAATTGTTCGTAAAGACGGGTTGGGCCGGACCCCCGAAGCCGGCGGTTCCACTAGGTTCGTTGACGCCGCGAGTCGGTTGCTGCCCCCCGCAGCACCCGGCCGCGTCGCCGGGAGGCGCACATGGTTTACGAGTTGTGGGAAAACTTCATCCACAACCTCTTCAAGCCGCTGTTGCTGTTCTTCTATTTCGGGTTCCTCATCCCGATCTTGAAGGTGCGGTTCGAGTTCCCGTACGTGATCTATCAGGGCCTGACCATGTACCTGCTGGTGGCGATCGGCTGGCAGGGCGGCGAAGAACTGGCCAAAGTCAAACCCGCCGACATCGACAACATCGCCGGGTTCGTCGCGCTGGGCTTCACGCTGAACGTCGTCATCGGTGCGCTCACCTACGTCCTGCTGAGGTACCTGACCCGGCTGCGACGAGTCGACCGGGCGGCGGTGGCGGGCTACTACGGGTCGGACTCGGCGGGTGCCTTCGCCACCTGCGTGGCCGTGCTCACCAGCGTCAAGATCGCCTTCGACGCCTACATGCCGGTCCTGCTGGCGTTCATGGAGATTCCCGGCTGCCTGGTGGCGCTGTACTTGGTGGCCCGGCTGCGGCACCGGGGCATGGACGACGCCGGGTACATGCCGGACGAGGACGGCTACGCGGCGCCCGCCGCGGGTGGACCGGGCGCGGCCGACCAGCGGAGACTGGGCGAAGACGTGGACGACCGCGTCGACCGCGGGATCGAGGAGGAGCTGGAGCTCTCGCTGGAAAAGCGGGAGCATCCCGAGCGGTACGCCAATAGCGTGCCGCGCACCAAGGCACCGCTGATGTCGCGCGCGATCTTGCAGGAAGTGTTCCTCAACCCCGGACTCATCCTGCTCATCGGCGGCATCGGCATCGGCTTCATCGGTGCGCTGCAGGGCCAGAAGGTGGTGCACGACCAGAACGAGCTTTTCGTCGCGGCGTTTCAGGGCGTGCTGTGCCTGTTCCTGCTCGAGATGGGGATGACGGCGTCGCGCAAGTTGCGCGATCTCAAGTCTGCGGGCAGTGGCTTCATCGTCTTCGGTTTGTTGGCGCCCAACGTGTTTGCGTTGCTGGGAATCGTGGCCGCCTACTGCTACGCGAACCTCACGGACACGCACTTCCAACCGGGCACCTACGTGCTGTTCGCGGTGCTGTGCGGCGCGGCGTCATACATCACGCTTCCGGCGGTGCAACGGCTCGGCATCCCCGAGGCGAGCCCGACCTTGCCGCTGGCCGCCGCGCTGGGTCTGACATTCTCCTACACGGTCACCATCGGGATTCCGCTCTATATCGAGATCAACCGCGTCGTCGCGCACTGGTTCCCGGCCACCTGAGCGCTACCCCAGGACGGTACGCACCACCGCGTCGGCCAGCAGCCGTCCGCGCGGCGTCAGGACGAACCGATCGGCGTCGGCCACCAGCAGCCCGTCGGCGACCGCGCCTTCGGCGCGTTGTTGTTCGGCGGGACCCAGCACGTCACGCGGAAGACCTTGGCGCAGGCGGGTTTTCAACAGCACATCTTCGGTGTGCAGGGTATCGGCGTCCAGGCGCTCGAATCCCGCCACCGGCAACGCGGCACCGGCCAGCCTCTCCGCATAGGTGTTGGGGTGCTTGACATTCCACCACCGCGTGGCGCCGACGTGGCCATGGGCTCCCGGTCCGGCGCCCCACCACTGGCCACCGTCCCAATAGCCGAGATTGTGTCGGCACTCACCGCCGGGTCGCGCCCAGTTGGACACCTCGTACCAGGACATCCCGGCCTCGGAGAGTCGGGCATCGACCAGCTCGTAGCGGTGTGCCAGCACGTCGTCGTCGGGCGGCGCCAGCTCGCCGCGGCGGACCCGCCGGGCCAGCGCGGTGCCGTCCTCGACGACCAGCGCGTAGGCGGACACGTGATCGACGCCGGTGTCGATCGCCGTGTCGACGGAGCGCAGCAGGTCGTCGTCGGACTCCCCCGGGGTTCCATAGATCAGATCGAGGCTGACGTGCTCGAAGCCGGCGTCCAACGCTTCGCGGGCGGCGGCCGCCGATCGGTTCGGGGTGTGGATGCGGTCGAGGACCCCCAACACCCGCGGTGACACCGACTGCATGCCGAGCGACACCCTCGTGTAGCCGGCCGCGCGCACGGCGTCGAAGAAGTCCGGCCAGGCCGACTCCGGGTTGGCCTCGGTGGTGATCTCGGCACCGGGCGCCAGGGTGAAATGCTCGCGCACCATGTCCAGGACCGACGCCACCCGCGCGCCGC contains:
- a CDS encoding sodium-dependent bicarbonate transport family permease encodes the protein MLQEFWHNFTHNLFKPLLLFFYFGFLIPILKVRFEFPYVIYQGLTMYLLLAIGWHGGEELAKISAGSVGVIVGFMVLGFVLNFVIGGIAYLLLNWLTSLRRIDRATVAGYYGSDSAGTFATCVAVLTAIGMAFNAYMPVMLAVMEIPGCLVALYFVARLRHRGMDEAGNMSDEPGYTAPVKVGVGPGAAAMPPHGQSLEESEHERGIEQELEFSLEKLDHPDWEPDQSPPRTAGKRAPIFSRELFQEVFLNPGLVLLMGGIIIGLVSGLQGQKVVADDDRFFVLAFQGVLCLFLLEMGMTASRKLKDLRTAGPGFIFFGLLAPNIFAPLGILVAHSYASLTHADFKPGTYVLFAVLCGAASYIAVPAVQRLAIPEASPTLPLAASLGLTFSYNVTIGIPLYIEVNRLIAHWF
- the hemW gene encoding radical SAM family heme chaperone HemW, which produces MALREEAVALPDLQPVPGRSFGMYIHVPFCITRCGYCDFNTYTPAELGGVNPDAWLASLRTELKLAAERLPGPTVDTVFVGGGTPSLLGGARVASVLDMVREHFTLAPGAEITTEANPESAWPDFFDAVRAAGYTRVSLGMQSVSPRVLGVLDRIHTPNRSAAAAREALDAGFEHVSLDLIYGTPGESDDDLLRSVDTAIDTGVDHVSAYALVVEDGTALARRVRRGELAPPDDDVLAHRYELVDARLSEAGMSWYEVSNWARPGGECRHNLGYWDGGQWWGAGPGAHGHVGATRWWNVKHPNTYAERLAGAALPVAGFERLDADTLHTEDVLLKTRLRQGLPRDVLGPAEQQRAEGAVADGLLVADADRFVLTPRGRLLADAVVRTVLG
- a CDS encoding sodium-dependent bicarbonate transport family permease, which gives rise to MVYELWENFIHNLFKPLLLFFYFGFLIPILKVRFEFPYVIYQGLTMYLLVAIGWQGGEELAKVKPADIDNIAGFVALGFTLNVVIGALTYVLLRYLTRLRRVDRAAVAGYYGSDSAGAFATCVAVLTSVKIAFDAYMPVLLAFMEIPGCLVALYLVARLRHRGMDDAGYMPDEDGYAAPAAGGPGAADQRRLGEDVDDRVDRGIEEELELSLEKREHPERYANSVPRTKAPLMSRAILQEVFLNPGLILLIGGIGIGFIGALQGQKVVHDQNELFVAAFQGVLCLFLLEMGMTASRKLRDLKSAGSGFIVFGLLAPNVFALLGIVAAYCYANLTDTHFQPGTYVLFAVLCGAASYITLPAVQRLGIPEASPTLPLAAALGLTFSYTVTIGIPLYIEINRVVAHWFPAT